A single Chloroflexota bacterium DNA region contains:
- the dmpG gene encoding 4-hydroxy-2-oxovalerate aldolase, with product MTRPKQIRVMDSTLRDGSHAKAHQFTAEQVAAVAGALDAAGVPVIEVSHGDGLGGSSCQYGWSLESQESLLKAASAVIKHAKLAILLIPGIGTAEDLEMAHEYGARVARICTHVTEADICEQHIQMAKKLQMEAIGFLMMSHMVTPEELCEQGRKMESYGADCVYVVDSAGAMTPYDMRARISALRQALNIEIGVHAHNNLSCSVANSLVAMEEGATNIDGCTCGLGAGAGNTQTEVLVAVLDKLGVDTGIDTFKIMDVGEDVVRPIMDRPQIIDRAALTLGYAGVYSSFLLHAYRAAEKFDVDVRDILLECGRRKTVGGQEDMLIDIAWELNQRKLAARRAGS from the coding sequence GTGACCCGGCCCAAACAGATTCGCGTCATGGACTCCACCCTGCGCGATGGCAGCCACGCCAAGGCGCATCAGTTCACCGCGGAGCAGGTGGCTGCCGTGGCCGGCGCCCTCGACGCCGCCGGCGTCCCGGTCATCGAGGTCTCGCACGGGGACGGTCTGGGCGGATCGTCGTGTCAGTACGGATGGTCCCTGGAGTCACAGGAGAGCCTCCTCAAGGCTGCGAGCGCGGTCATCAAGCACGCCAAGCTGGCCATCCTGCTCATCCCCGGCATCGGGACTGCCGAAGATCTGGAGATGGCGCACGAGTACGGCGCGCGCGTGGCGCGCATCTGTACCCACGTCACCGAAGCCGACATCTGCGAGCAGCACATCCAGATGGCGAAGAAGCTCCAGATGGAGGCCATCGGGTTCCTGATGATGTCGCACATGGTGACGCCCGAGGAGCTGTGCGAGCAGGGACGCAAAATGGAGAGCTACGGCGCCGACTGCGTCTACGTAGTCGATTCCGCGGGAGCCATGACGCCGTACGACATGCGCGCACGGATCTCGGCCCTCCGGCAGGCCCTCAATATCGAGATCGGCGTGCACGCCCACAACAATCTCTCGTGCTCGGTCGCCAACTCCCTCGTGGCGATGGAGGAGGGCGCGACGAACATCGACGGGTGCACGTGCGGGCTGGGCGCCGGCGCGGGGAACACGCAGACCGAGGTGCTGGTCGCGGTGTTGGACAAGCTTGGCGTCGACACCGGCATCGATACGTTCAAGATCATGGACGTGGGGGAGGACGTGGTTCGCCCCATCATGGATCGGCCGCAGATCATCGACCGCGCCGCCCTTACCCTAGGGTACGCGGGCGTCTACTCCAGCTTCCTGCTGCACGCGTACCGGGCGGCGGAGAAGTTCGACGTGGACGTGCGCGACATCCTGCTCGAGTGCGGACGGCGAAAGACGGTGGGCGGCCAGGAGGACATGCTCATCGACATCGCCTGGGAGCTGAATCAGCGCAAGCTCGCCGCCCGCCGCGCGGGAAGCTAG
- a CDS encoding trehalose-6-phosphate synthase: MTPDILIVSNRGPKDFVWDEGRWVARPSSGGLVSMLSPLASKPTVSWFCCVSEPPDAALAQEGLFTSAADQLDAGLHVVPVPVPAPTFHAYYGRISNEVLWMLQHRVLGRGGYEYLDRGRYDAWADGYLAANRMLADAIAVSCASARAILVQDYHLYPLPALLRRKYPRAPILHFTHIPFFDVGLMKLIPPSWRETILRGLLGADVVGFQTDDDRDAFLACCAEFLHVQCDSPSASVTAADGRCVRARTYAASVDVAGLARDVRSKHVAAARARLAFDPRMKHVIRVDRLDPSKNQLIGFRAFERLLETRPDLRAHARFSAFLVPSRTDLGVYRAYRETVFACIETINNRFEKDCGGRPIQVFYTNDRDQALAAMADCDLLLVNSLEDGMNLVAKEWAMISRRPGVLVLSETTGVAAEAGDSALMISPLDIEGTARAMATALDMPPEERQHRIDRFRRRIEAWTAHDWLAAQLADLRVPAEILDLPSALPA; the protein is encoded by the coding sequence GTGACGCCAGATATCCTGATCGTCTCCAACAGAGGCCCAAAGGACTTCGTGTGGGACGAAGGCCGCTGGGTCGCACGCCCGTCTTCGGGCGGCCTGGTCAGCATGCTCAGCCCCCTCGCCAGCAAACCGACCGTCTCGTGGTTTTGCTGCGTCTCAGAGCCGCCGGACGCGGCGCTCGCGCAAGAGGGCCTCTTTACCTCCGCGGCCGATCAGCTCGATGCCGGACTCCACGTGGTGCCCGTGCCGGTCCCCGCTCCAACGTTTCACGCCTACTATGGACGCATCAGCAATGAGGTGCTGTGGATGCTGCAGCACCGCGTGCTGGGCCGCGGGGGATACGAGTACCTCGATCGAGGACGCTACGATGCGTGGGCGGATGGCTACCTCGCCGCGAACCGGATGCTCGCCGACGCCATCGCGGTATCCTGCGCCTCGGCCCGGGCCATCCTCGTCCAGGACTATCATCTCTACCCGCTGCCGGCGCTGCTGCGACGGAAGTATCCGCGCGCCCCGATCCTGCACTTCACCCACATCCCGTTCTTCGACGTGGGGCTGATGAAGCTCATCCCGCCTTCCTGGCGCGAGACGATCCTGCGCGGCCTCCTGGGAGCGGACGTCGTCGGGTTCCAGACGGACGACGATCGCGATGCGTTTCTCGCCTGCTGCGCGGAGTTCCTCCACGTTCAGTGCGACAGCCCGTCCGCATCGGTGACCGCCGCGGATGGACGATGCGTGCGCGCGCGGACCTACGCCGCCAGCGTCGACGTCGCCGGGCTCGCGCGTGACGTGCGCTCCAAACACGTCGCGGCGGCGCGCGCCCGGCTCGCGTTCGACCCGCGGATGAAGCACGTCATCCGCGTCGATCGGCTCGACCCCAGCAAGAACCAGCTCATCGGCTTCCGCGCTTTCGAGCGCCTCCTGGAGACGCGCCCCGACCTGCGCGCGCACGCCCGGTTCAGCGCGTTTCTGGTCCCCTCGCGAACCGACCTGGGCGTGTATCGCGCGTATCGCGAGACGGTGTTTGCCTGCATCGAGACGATCAACAATCGATTCGAAAAGGACTGCGGCGGCCGGCCGATCCAGGTCTTCTACACCAACGATCGCGACCAGGCGCTCGCCGCGATGGCGGATTGCGATCTCTTGCTCGTCAACTCGCTGGAGGACGGCATGAACCTCGTGGCCAAGGAGTGGGCGATGATCTCCCGCCGCCCCGGGGTCCTCGTGCTCTCCGAGACGACCGGCGTGGCCGCCGAGGCAGGCGACAGCGCGCTCATGATATCGCCGCTGGACATCGAGGGGACTGCGCGCGCGATGGCGACTGCGCTGGACATGCCGCCCGAGGAGCGGCAGCACCGAATCGACCGCTTTCGACGGCGCATCGAGGCCTGGACGGCCCACGATTGGCTCGCGGCCCAGCTCGCGGACCTCCGGGTGCCCGCCGAGATCCTCGATCTCCCGTCGGCGCTGCCCGCGTAG
- a CDS encoding MFS transporter, with amino-acid sequence MRKVEQISPEARAQPASSVLSRQLLLSLYLPALALSLGTGIATPVIPLFAKSFGVDFGAASLVVILTGFGSLAATLPAGYLMDRIGRRPILLAGPLLTALSAFLIASAHTFPELLVYRFIGGAAAQMWQQSRVTIITDTGAARSRGRQITWMMAMQRVGNLVSPAIGGFLAAGFGLRAPFLVYGALSLLAFVPTYLLVKESTPRRLDRRAADEGAISEWRTVINALRTRQISCYMAAQFLANIARGQAAGSGVVLLYAAYAYDIGPSTLGLLSASNSAIGLPIGFTSGYLMDRFGRKVTIVPGFAGIFVSTLITAATAAFHAPFALFVPAFLLMNGCQSVTGGNLQVLASDLAPAQARGRFFAISRLMSAGGAAFSPVAFSAASSLGYGASFGVRALAALAVSLIIGFGVGETVGRDAQESAPAATRGDALLAKTSASSVADAASPR; translated from the coding sequence ATGCGGAAGGTGGAGCAGATCTCGCCGGAAGCGCGCGCGCAGCCAGCCTCGTCAGTCCTCTCGCGACAGCTCCTCCTGTCCCTTTACTTGCCGGCGCTCGCCCTCTCCCTTGGAACGGGCATCGCCACCCCCGTCATCCCGCTGTTCGCGAAGTCGTTCGGCGTCGATTTCGGCGCGGCGTCCCTGGTGGTCATTCTGACCGGCTTTGGCAGCCTCGCGGCCACGCTGCCCGCGGGCTACCTCATGGACCGGATCGGTCGGCGGCCCATCTTGCTCGCCGGGCCGCTCCTCACCGCGCTCAGCGCGTTCCTCATCGCATCGGCGCACACCTTTCCGGAGCTGCTCGTCTATCGCTTCATCGGCGGCGCGGCGGCCCAGATGTGGCAGCAGTCGCGGGTCACCATCATCACCGACACGGGCGCGGCTCGGAGCCGAGGGCGCCAGATCACCTGGATGATGGCGATGCAGCGCGTTGGGAACTTGGTGAGTCCGGCCATCGGCGGCTTCCTCGCGGCGGGCTTCGGGCTCCGCGCGCCGTTCCTCGTCTACGGCGCGCTCAGTCTCCTGGCGTTCGTGCCAACCTACCTTCTCGTCAAGGAGTCGACGCCGCGGCGCCTGGATCGGCGCGCCGCGGACGAGGGCGCCATCAGCGAGTGGCGGACCGTTATCAACGCCCTGCGCACGCGGCAGATCTCCTGCTACATGGCCGCGCAGTTCCTCGCCAATATCGCGCGAGGTCAGGCAGCCGGCAGCGGCGTCGTGCTCCTCTACGCCGCGTACGCGTACGACATCGGACCCAGCACCCTGGGCCTGCTCTCCGCGTCCAACAGCGCGATCGGCCTCCCCATTGGCTTTACCTCCGGGTACTTGATGGATCGGTTCGGACGAAAGGTGACGATCGTGCCCGGGTTCGCGGGGATCTTTGTCTCGACGCTGATCACGGCGGCCACGGCGGCCTTCCACGCGCCCTTCGCCCTCTTCGTGCCCGCGTTCCTTCTGATGAACGGCTGCCAAAGCGTGACCGGCGGAAACCTACAGGTCCTGGCATCCGATCTGGCGCCAGCGCAGGCCCGCGGCCGGTTCTTCGCCATCTCCCGCCTGATGAGCGCCGGTGGCGCGGCGTTCAGCCCGGTGGCATTCTCAGCCGCCTCCAGCCTCGGATACGGCGCCTCCTTCGGCGTGCGGGCCTTGGCGGCCCTCGCCGTATCGCTCATCATCGGGTTTGGGGTCGGCGAGACGGTGGGCCGGGATGCCCAAGAGTCCGCCCCCGCCGCGACGCGGGGCGACGCCCTGCTCGCGAAGACGTCGGCCTCGAGCGTGGCGGACGCGGCAAGCCCGCGCTGA
- a CDS encoding fumarylacetoacetate hydrolase family protein: MSAALSAETIQEASHRLVEAEESRKAIPPLVQTYPGLSADDAYRIQMATIDRKLEAGARVVGHKIGLTSVAMQQLLGVDQPDFGHILDTMMVPNGGALQRSDLVYPRVEGEIAFVLAEDLRGPGVTVPRVLAATKYVMPALEVVDSRVADWKITLADTIADNASSCRMVVGGRCLPVDGLDLRLVGMILEKNGEIVNSAAGAAVLGNPAQAVAWLANRLADFDVTLRAGEVILPGALTAAVSVEAGDTVQATFDHLGSVCVRFV; the protein is encoded by the coding sequence ATGAGCGCTGCGCTGAGCGCGGAGACGATCCAGGAGGCGTCACATCGATTGGTCGAGGCGGAGGAGAGCCGTAAGGCAATCCCGCCGCTGGTGCAGACCTACCCTGGCCTGTCAGCGGACGACGCGTATCGCATCCAGATGGCGACCATCGACCGGAAGCTGGAGGCCGGGGCCCGGGTGGTTGGGCACAAGATCGGCCTGACGAGCGTCGCCATGCAGCAGCTCCTCGGCGTCGACCAGCCCGACTTCGGCCACATCCTCGACACGATGATGGTGCCGAACGGGGGCGCCCTGCAGCGTAGCGACCTGGTCTATCCGCGCGTGGAGGGGGAGATCGCCTTCGTTCTGGCGGAGGATTTGCGCGGGCCGGGCGTTACCGTGCCGCGCGTGCTGGCCGCGACGAAGTACGTCATGCCCGCCCTCGAGGTCGTGGACAGCCGGGTCGCCGACTGGAAGATCACGCTCGCGGACACCATCGCCGACAACGCCTCGTCGTGCCGCATGGTGGTGGGCGGCCGGTGCCTGCCCGTCGACGGGCTGGATCTGCGCCTGGTGGGCATGATCCTGGAGAAGAACGGCGAGATCGTGAACTCGGCGGCTGGCGCGGCCGTCCTCGGGAATCCCGCGCAGGCCGTGGCGTGGCTCGCGAACCGGCTGGCCGACTTCGACGTCACGCTCCGCGCTGGCGAGGTGATCCTGCCGGGCGCGCTGACTGCGGCGGTCAGCGTCGAGGCCGGTGACACGGTGCAGGCCACCTTCGACCACCTCGGCTCGGTGTGCGTGCGGTTTGTGTAA
- a CDS encoding Gfo/Idh/MocA family oxidoreductase, which yields MAETLRLGIVGLGMGAGRVIPEIAKLPFITIAAGADVRKHALDQFQEEFGAAAFTSVEEMCQSRDIDAVYVATPHEYHAQHSIVALKHKKHVIVEKPMALSIDECEAMNRAADENGVWLLCGHTHSFDPPVRKMREVVRSGDLGRPLMINASYYKNFIYRPFSDHDEAMSRGIVLNQGPHQVDIVRLLGGGLVRSVRAVAGAGDPTRGEPPARPAEGHYVCFLEFENGVPASLVFSGYAYLDTAELVWGIGEGGNIVNPDDFVQAHRFFAELGAGPERAKKMESLLESWRYGGQAVGEWFTMGRSGSGASTERHQPFFGLNIVTCERGDVRQSPDGVYVYTAEGRRELPIEKGAHGREAEMRELYDAVVENRRPFHDGRWGEATLEVCLAILESTATHREITMTHQVPAE from the coding sequence ATGGCGGAAACGCTGCGGCTCGGGATCGTCGGGCTCGGAATGGGCGCTGGACGGGTCATCCCTGAGATCGCCAAGCTGCCCTTCATCACGATCGCGGCGGGAGCCGACGTTCGCAAGCACGCTCTGGACCAATTTCAGGAGGAGTTCGGCGCGGCTGCGTTCACGAGCGTCGAGGAGATGTGCCAGAGCCGCGACATCGACGCCGTCTACGTCGCCACCCCCCACGAATACCACGCCCAGCACTCCATCGTCGCGCTGAAGCACAAGAAGCACGTCATCGTGGAGAAACCGATGGCGCTCTCCATCGACGAGTGTGAGGCGATGAACCGCGCCGCGGACGAGAATGGCGTGTGGCTCCTGTGCGGCCACACCCACAGCTTTGACCCGCCCGTGCGCAAGATGCGCGAGGTGGTGCGGAGCGGCGACCTGGGACGCCCGCTGATGATCAACGCCTCCTACTACAAGAACTTCATCTATCGGCCCTTCTCCGACCACGACGAGGCGATGAGCCGCGGAATCGTGCTGAACCAGGGGCCGCATCAGGTGGACATCGTGCGGCTGCTGGGCGGCGGGTTGGTGCGCAGCGTCCGAGCCGTCGCGGGAGCAGGCGACCCGACCCGCGGTGAGCCCCCGGCGCGACCGGCCGAAGGGCACTACGTCTGCTTTCTGGAGTTCGAGAACGGCGTGCCGGCGTCGCTGGTCTTCAGCGGGTACGCCTACCTGGATACGGCGGAGCTGGTGTGGGGGATCGGCGAGGGCGGGAACATCGTCAACCCGGACGACTTCGTGCAGGCGCACCGCTTCTTCGCGGAGCTTGGCGCCGGACCGGAGCGAGCCAAGAAGATGGAATCGCTCCTCGAATCGTGGCGCTATGGCGGCCAGGCGGTCGGCGAATGGTTCACGATGGGGCGCTCCGGCAGCGGCGCCTCAACCGAGCGGCACCAGCCCTTTTTCGGGCTCAACATCGTCACCTGCGAGCGGGGCGACGTGCGCCAATCGCCGGACGGCGTATACGTGTATACGGCCGAGGGGCGCAGGGAGCTGCCCATCGAGAAGGGCGCGCACGGCCGCGAGGCCGAGATGCGCGAGCTGTACGACGCGGTCGTGGAGAACCGCCGGCCGTTCCACGACGGCCGCTGGGGCGAGGCCACCCTCGAGGTCTGCCTCGCGATCCTCGAGTCGACCGCGACCCATCGCGAGATCACCATGACCCACCAGGTGCCGGCGGAGTAG
- a CDS encoding ABC transporter substrate-binding protein: protein MPPRAIWLLSVLLAVGACAPAAKLSDPRGDAAPPDANVQNRALNMVVRTEGVTAAAKGLQTTGVRGAPVSMFNAGLAILDLQQVPHPYLSESLPALNTDDWRVFPDGRMETTYHLKPGLTWQDGTPLSAEDFVFALQVYSNPRFGASSPTPQDRIDEIRAPDDRTVVIEWTQPYPEAGQVAAEDLQALPRHILSDPLARLDPDAFAAHPFWTREYVGLGPYRIEEWTPGVGLDAVAFRGYVLGTPKIGRIHVAYMDDPNTVLANLLSGAMDVAISNAVPFAQALVLRRQWGSTGVVLARPRSARTTEFQLDPDRVAPSFAGTLDVRVRMAMAHAIDKQAVNDGVFEGQGIAADTRILPSDEIFPAVDAAIAKYPYDLRKSEQLMNSAGFTKGADGIYVSPGGLRFTGEDWIAANPQSETTQNIMLDTWKRAGFEMTSHFLSQAEQREARIRAERPGTYTGDGGSLETLGSDSIPRPENRWTGSNRGSYSSPEYDRLLEAWHSRLDRKERQQAMIDMAKLYSKDLPSIPIHYNLGVTAHTASLTGPSDEATDIHLWSWK, encoded by the coding sequence ATGCCACCCCGCGCCATCTGGCTCCTCTCGGTGCTCCTCGCCGTGGGCGCGTGCGCGCCTGCCGCCAAGCTATCCGACCCAAGGGGCGACGCGGCCCCGCCCGACGCCAACGTCCAGAATCGGGCGCTCAACATGGTCGTGCGGACCGAGGGCGTGACGGCAGCGGCCAAGGGGTTGCAGACAACCGGCGTGCGCGGAGCGCCGGTCAGCATGTTCAACGCGGGCCTCGCGATCCTGGACCTCCAGCAGGTGCCCCACCCGTACCTCTCCGAGTCGCTGCCGGCCCTCAACACGGACGACTGGCGGGTGTTCCCCGACGGGCGCATGGAGACGACGTATCACTTGAAGCCAGGGTTGACGTGGCAGGACGGTACGCCGCTCTCGGCCGAGGACTTTGTCTTTGCCCTACAGGTCTACAGCAATCCGCGGTTCGGCGCATCGAGCCCGACGCCCCAGGACCGGATCGACGAGATTCGCGCGCCCGACGACCGCACGGTGGTGATCGAGTGGACGCAGCCGTATCCGGAGGCCGGCCAGGTCGCCGCCGAGGACCTTCAGGCGCTGCCGCGCCACATCCTGTCCGACCCGCTCGCGCGCCTGGACCCCGACGCCTTCGCCGCCCATCCCTTCTGGACCCGGGAGTACGTGGGGCTGGGGCCGTATCGGATCGAGGAATGGACGCCGGGCGTCGGCCTCGACGCGGTCGCCTTTCGCGGCTACGTCCTCGGCACGCCGAAGATCGGGCGGATTCACGTGGCGTACATGGACGATCCCAACACGGTGCTCGCGAACCTGCTCTCCGGCGCCATGGACGTCGCCATCTCCAACGCGGTCCCCTTCGCCCAGGCTCTCGTCCTGCGGCGGCAGTGGGGGTCCACTGGCGTCGTCCTCGCGCGTCCGCGGAGCGCCCGAACGACCGAATTTCAGCTCGATCCTGACCGCGTGGCGCCGAGCTTCGCCGGCACGCTCGACGTTCGCGTACGGATGGCGATGGCCCACGCCATCGACAAACAGGCCGTGAATGACGGGGTGTTCGAGGGGCAGGGCATTGCCGCCGATACCCGCATTCTTCCATCGGACGAGATCTTCCCCGCCGTCGACGCCGCCATCGCCAAGTATCCCTACGACCTGCGAAAGAGCGAGCAGCTCATGAACTCGGCCGGCTTCACCAAGGGGGCGGACGGCATCTATGTGAGCCCGGGCGGCCTCCGGTTTACCGGCGAGGATTGGATTGCCGCCAATCCGCAGAGCGAGACGACCCAGAACATCATGCTGGATACATGGAAGCGGGCCGGTTTCGAGATGACCTCGCACTTCCTGTCGCAGGCCGAGCAGCGCGAGGCGCGCATTCGGGCGGAGCGGCCCGGGACGTACACGGGCGACGGCGGCTCGCTCGAGACCCTCGGGTCGGACTCGATCCCGCGGCCCGAGAACCGGTGGACGGGCAGTAACCGGGGCAGCTATTCGAGCCCCGAGTACGACCGTCTCCTCGAGGCGTGGCACAGTAGGCTCGATCGAAAAGAGCGTCAGCAGGCGATGATCGACATGGCGAAGCTCTACAGCAAGGATCTCCCGTCGATACCCATCCACTACAATCTCGGCGTTACGGCCCACACGGCGTCCCTCACCGGTCCGTCGGACGAGGCGACCGACATTCACCTCTGGAGCTGGAAATAA
- a CDS encoding Rieske 2Fe-2S domain-containing protein, protein MLTKEENDLLTQTGPGTPCGELMRRYWQPAALSEELPPGGAPVPVRLLGEDLVLFRDDAGHPGLLGLHCPHRGADLSYGRLEDGGIRCIYHGWLFDVSGRCLEQ, encoded by the coding sequence ATGCTGACGAAAGAAGAGAATGACCTGCTGACCCAGACCGGACCCGGCACCCCGTGCGGCGAGCTCATGCGCCGCTACTGGCAGCCGGCGGCCCTGTCCGAGGAGCTGCCCCCTGGCGGCGCACCGGTCCCCGTGCGCCTCCTGGGCGAGGACCTCGTCCTCTTTCGCGATGACGCTGGCCATCCGGGCCTCCTGGGCCTGCACTGCCCCCATCGGGGCGCCGACCTCTCCTACGGTCGGCTCGAGGACGGCGGGATCCGCTGCATCTACCACGGTTGGCTCTTCGACGTTTCCGGCCGGTGCCTCGAACAG
- a CDS encoding 3-methyl-2-oxobutanoate hydroxymethyltransferase — protein sequence MARVTVADVQRMKAEKKKIVVMTAYYYEMARAIDRAEPDMILVGDSGGRFLLGHADNNDVTLEEMIIMTRSVVRGTQHALVIGDMPFMTYQVSVEDAVRNAGRLVKETRCNAVKPEGGAEIAPHVEAMVKMGIPVLAHMGLTPMTSAAIGGMTGGAILPEERMRRDAHALEDAGAFAIILTGISPDLAKSITEELRVPTISGFGAGDDCDGDIGVSPGTLGWTADQIDNPRAKYGPVAKAIYESARAYVQDVRERKPTRSARTVAATG from the coding sequence ATGGCACGGGTCACCGTTGCTGACGTCCAGCGCATGAAGGCAGAAAAGAAGAAGATCGTCGTCATGACCGCGTACTACTACGAGATGGCGCGGGCGATCGACCGGGCCGAGCCCGACATGATCCTGGTCGGAGACAGCGGCGGCCGGTTTCTCCTCGGCCACGCGGACAACAACGACGTGACCCTAGAAGAGATGATCATCATGACCCGCTCGGTGGTCCGCGGCACCCAGCACGCCCTGGTTATCGGCGATATGCCCTTCATGACCTACCAAGTCAGTGTGGAGGACGCGGTGCGCAACGCCGGCCGCCTCGTGAAAGAGACGCGCTGCAACGCGGTGAAGCCGGAGGGCGGAGCCGAGATCGCCCCACACGTGGAGGCGATGGTGAAGATGGGCATCCCGGTGCTGGCGCACATGGGACTCACACCCATGACCAGCGCGGCGATCGGCGGGATGACGGGTGGCGCGATCCTGCCCGAGGAGCGCATGCGCCGCGACGCCCATGCCCTCGAAGACGCTGGCGCGTTCGCCATCATCCTGACCGGCATCTCGCCCGATCTCGCGAAGTCCATCACCGAAGAGCTGCGCGTGCCCACCATCAGCGGTTTCGGCGCGGGCGACGACTGCGATGGCGACATCGGCGTGAGCCCGGGCACCCTCGGCTGGACCGCCGACCAGATCGACAACCCGCGCGCGAAGTACGGCCCGGTGGCGAAGGCGATCTACGAGAGCGCTCGCGCCTACGTCCAGGACGTGCGGGAGCGGAAGCCGACACGCTCCGCGCGAACAGTGGCCGCGACGGGCTAG
- a CDS encoding acetaldehyde dehydrogenase (acetylating): MAGRIRAAILGSGNIGTDLMIKLLRSSVIELTMVAGIDPASEGLAMARKAGLKTTVDGIDGLLADPEVGDIVFDATSARTHLQHAPRLKEAGKIAVDLTPAAVGPYVVPVVNMGNQLHAPNVNMVSCGAQATVPMVHAINRVAPVDYAEIVATIASKSAGPGTRQNIDEFTQTTARALERVGGAKRGKAIIILNPADPPIMMRDTVYAIAPGMDRQRVAESISDMVERVQEYVPGYRLRTDPIFDGDRVTVFVEVEGAGDYLPKYAGNLDIMTQAAVRVGEEIARGLLAGAGAAGGRA, encoded by the coding sequence ATGGCAGGGCGGATACGGGCCGCGATCCTCGGCTCGGGCAATATTGGCACGGATCTCATGATCAAGCTGCTCCGGAGCAGCGTCATCGAGCTCACGATGGTGGCCGGGATCGACCCGGCGTCCGAGGGGCTCGCCATGGCGCGCAAGGCAGGCCTGAAGACGACGGTGGACGGGATCGACGGACTGCTGGCCGACCCCGAAGTCGGCGACATCGTCTTCGACGCCACCTCCGCCCGGACGCACCTCCAGCACGCGCCGCGGCTCAAGGAGGCCGGGAAGATCGCCGTCGACCTGACCCCCGCGGCCGTGGGGCCCTACGTGGTGCCGGTCGTGAATATGGGCAATCAGCTCCACGCGCCGAACGTGAACATGGTGAGCTGCGGCGCGCAGGCGACTGTGCCGATGGTCCACGCGATCAATCGCGTCGCGCCCGTGGACTACGCGGAGATCGTCGCGACGATCGCCAGCAAGAGCGCGGGGCCCGGGACTCGACAAAACATCGACGAGTTCACCCAGACGACGGCTCGGGCGCTGGAGCGCGTGGGCGGCGCCAAACGGGGCAAGGCCATCATCATCCTCAACCCCGCCGATCCGCCCATCATGATGCGCGACACCGTGTACGCCATCGCGCCGGGGATGGACCGGCAGCGCGTGGCGGAGTCGATCTCCGACATGGTCGAGCGCGTGCAGGAATACGTGCCGGGCTACCGGCTCCGCACGGACCCGATCTTCGACGGCGATCGGGTGACGGTGTTCGTGGAAGTCGAAGGGGCCGGCGACTATCTGCCCAAGTACGCGGGCAACCTTGACATCATGACGCAGGCCGCGGTGCGCGTGGGCGAGGAGATCGCACGCGGGCTCCTGGCTGGCGCTGGCGCGGCGGGAGGACGAGCGTGA